From the genome of Brassica oleracea var. oleracea cultivar TO1000 chromosome C4, BOL, whole genome shotgun sequence:
GGTGCTTAAACACAACTCGACCTGCTGGTGAAGGAGCTATTGTTATGCAGACCGCGGTTTATGTATTGGTTGCTCTGTGAGTCCACTTCACACTCTGCTCTCAGTTGCATCTACATTTCAATCTCAGAAACCAAGTTTTTTACTGTGTTCTTCTTTGCAGGTATGATGGATCGATTGGTTCAGCTTCTCGAGCTGCTGCAGCTGATCACTTTGCATCGCAGCTAAGTAGGAAAAACTTCTAGCTTCATCTTTTGCCAAGATCATTAAGAAAGTCATATATGTATTTTGAAGTAACGAACTTTTGACTATGTTTTGAGTCTTTGACAAGTATAATGAAGTAAGATGAAATGTTTTTCATTTATGAAATATGAATAGAGAAGTCAGGAATCAGTTGGTACAACAAGCCTTTGCTTATGGGTACAGAGAACAACTCATCTCAGCATAGATTTGTTTTAATTCGGTTCCAAGTCATGTAAGCAGTAGGAGTTGTTGCGTTGTAATCTCTGAAACTGTTCAAGTTCTTGAAGCTAGAAACACTATAGTCTTGTCATGTTGGGTTCTGATATCAGACGCTTCTAAGTTCTAACTTCATGTCTGAGTCAAGTGTTGTTCAGGTAATGTGGATCATGTTTGCAAGACATAGCGGACACACCATTTGATCAGCTGAAGTAACGAGATCTCTATCTAATTATAAATTTATATGTCTATTTTTAATATGTTTTAATGTCACATTTGTTTAAATTTTATGAAATTCAATAATTTTTAAGTTTTGCAAAATTTAAATAATAAATTCAACTTTTAAAATTAAAAAAAAAACTATATATAAGAACCTCAAAGGGGTTCTACCATTGGATCATAACAAATTTAATTACATTAGTAAGGATTCTAAACTTCACAAATTACAAAATTAATAATTAAACTAATCATTAGAACCACCGGAGATGGTCTAACCTTCAAGAATCATCTAACTAAACACTATAATAGTATAATGCATGTGGAAAAATAAAACTTGGTCTCTATTAACAGTCTAATACAGATGCTAAGAAATGGTAACAAAAAGCCAAGAAAAGTAAAAACTATATTAAAATGGAAGGATGATATGAGGGTCATTAGAAATATGTTCAGAATGGCTACTGATACAAAAGTTCGAAGCTTCGTCGAGATTTTAATAATCCTTACTGCGAAAAAACTAATCTCGAAAGTAGAGAGTTGATATTATTTTATTTCCACATCAATCCAATCGAATATAATAAACCCCAATCAAATGATTTGTCTTTATCTTACAGTTTTCGTTAACCCGTAAGTTATGAAACTAATTAGAATGTAGAGATTGTAACTATGTACATGTGATCGCTCTTTAGCTCTTAAATTTTTCATCCAACACATATAACTATCTGTCACACATCTTCATTCAAACCACTACTGAGTATACGATCTTTCGAAGTGAGTGAGGATAGATGACTGATGAGTTACCGTTAAAGTCTCAACGGCAGCCAAAAAAACACCACATCCCATGCATTTTCCTCACTAAGAATTTTCACTGCTCTTCATGTGTTATGGTGTTGTACACATTATTATGGGAGGTAAATGAAACAGAGCAAGAAGTTAAGATCATATATAGAAGAACCTGTGGAAATATTGAGTCAGCAAAGAAAGTTATGTACAAGATCTTCCTATTATGTATGGCATATTCATTTCCACATGAAAAGGCTTGGACTGTGGTAACTAGTCAAAGTGCCTTCACATTTGCATCATGTGTCAATAGTAAGCAATATATAAAAGTTCCATTAGTGGTAACTGCAGATGTCAAATTTAGTAAGTTAAAAAATTATCTCTTTAGTTTAGTGATAAGATTCAGTGACTTACATATCCACTAAGAGCCGTGGGGCGATCCTTAAATTTTCAAATTGTTTTTATGCAAAAGAAAGTTTAGCAACTTAAACCTTGATATTTTGTTTTCACATATGAAACTCTTTTTTCCTGGATAAACGTCTTTAATGTGAGTCCACAGATATCTACAAGCATCAAGATGTGGTAAAAATTAGATTTAAAAAAAAAAAATTTAAAAAGAGCTTTTAAAACGAAGATAGGATGCCCTTCTTTTCATAAATTGAACTTCTGCTCCAGCTCATTTATGGTGTGTTGAATCCTTTCTCGCTTTTATTCAGTTTAATTCTGATGGTTTCAATTCTAGTTTAGTTTATTTGCTTAAATTATATGTTTGAATTTTTTTTCGACGCCAACTCCAACTAAACACCATCCTACCAAACTTGATGTAACAATGTTCATTACACCAAATATTTAATATACATATTTTATTGTGTTTCATTTAACAATATAGTTCAATTATTATTATTAATTAGTTCAAATTTGTAACTAAACATAAAATACTGTATTTTGTATTTTTAATTATTTTAATTATTTTTACATAGTTAAATATTTTTATTTTATTTTCACGTAAGAATCACTAAATGATTATTATTATTTAATTTATATTATTAAAAATAAAATATCATAATACTTTATACTTTATTTTAATAATATTAAATATTAATAAGTATTTTATAAAATATAGAAATTAATAACATAGGTGGGATAATATTAAATGCAAATTAAATTTGAAATAAACACTCAAAACATAAAATAAATCTATTATTTTGTTATGTGCTTTTCATAATTAATAGTTTGTAATCTTTAATATTTATATACAATAAATACATAAAAAGTATAATATTGTTAAACCGAAAATATAAATGTAAATATAAATATAAATAATTATATAAACATAAAACTTTAAAAGTTTATCAAACATAATATCTAAGTGTGATAAAATAATTATTTATCAATTATAATAATAAAAATAAAAATTATTAAAATTGCAAAACATCAAATAATATATAATACTATTTTTAGAGAAATATTTGGTGTTATGGTTAGAGATGACAAACAAAATATAACACGAAAATATTAAATTTGATGTAAGTTTAACACTAAATTTGACGTTATGGTTAGAGATGTCCATTTCTATAGATGGCATCTAGAAGGAGTTGAAAAAGTTGGACCAGGGACAAACGGTTAAAACTAATAAGCCAGACACAAATATAAAGTACCGATGAATTGATAGTTATCTAAGCCATTACAACATTTTCAATTATATTTATATAGTAATTAAACTATAATTACCTATCCGACTAGTGTCTTCGATGGGTTCTTAAAAGTTTTAGACATGTGTGGAAGATTAAAAACTAAAAAGAATCAGAGATGCGCAGGGCCATTTTTATAACGACAGATGCAGGTATATCTTACAGCATCTAATATTTTGTATTATTCTCAATTTCTGGGTAACTTTGCAGTCGCAATTATTTTTGGATTTACTATGAACCAAGTCTCCTATAAAACAAAAAATGCCCTGCCATATAAATAAACGACTGTACAATTCAAAACCAAGGGCTCAGATAAGATCTATCAAAACATGATGTCAGAGATTAATTAAAGTATATCATCCCAACTGTTATTATTATCATTATTGTTATCACTATTTATGTGTGTATAAAATTACATTAGGGAGACAATCTCGTAGAATTGTGTCACAAGTTCACAGTCCCACATGTCTCATCTTAAAGGCCAACCTGCCGTTGAAGCGAAGATCTCTTCGCTGTTTTCCGTTCTTGCTTATCCAACGTTCCAACAAAGTTTTTTTTTTTTTTGCTAAAACGTTCAAACAAAGTTTTAAATCTATATTATTATTATATTAACTTCGTCTGATCTCATCCAAAAATTGCCAAATTTTCAGAGGAGGAAATATTGTCTTAACAAATTGGTTATATACAACAACTATAGTTATTAACTAACAAAAACTAATACTACAGTTATTCACTCTAGGCTATAGTTATGATTACTTTTGCTGTCTTTTTCCTTGTTGGAAATAAAGGCTAATGTTATAAATATGTTTGTTATGCACATTGTGTCAAAAATTTATATCATTTACCGCTCAAGTGACTTGATTTTGTTTGAATCAAATAAAATGGTCCGATCCAACTATCATCCTCCTCACATTAAGAAACAAAAATCCACATAAATGAAAAACTATAGCATAAGAGCACATATACCAATATAAAATATTAAGGGTAGTCAATGTTACGATCCTACACAAATTTTAATTATACAAAAAATAGAAATAAAGAAGAAAAGCATTCTAAACCAAAATGTCTTTAGATTTCTCATCCATCTCTAACAAAGAAGACAATGGCAAGAATCGTACGGACGTCGAGGAAGTCTCATCGGAGGAAGAAGAAGAAGAACACGACGTGAAGAGTGACAAAGGAGACAACGGAGACTCGCCAAGACTCATACTGTTACAACAAGAAGTGCTTGCTTCTCCGGCGGTGGCGCGTTCCACTTCTTCTTTGGAAATGTTGATATTGATGGGTTCATTCGTGTGCAGTGTTAAGTTCGAGAGGAGATCGACAAAAGCGGCGAAGATGTATCGATGGCTGGTATTGGCGTTGACTTTCAAGAACTGTAAGAGAAGCTTCTCGAGGCTTCTCCAGTCGTGGTGAAGCGCGTGTGCCTCAACCATCTCCTCCATGGATCCCTTGAAATCAGAGTAAGGGTCGTTTGATTCTAAGGACAAGAGCATGAAACTTTCCTTTTCTTCTTCTTCTTCTTCTTCTTGCTTAGTCGTAGCTTCTTCGAGTATAGAGTTGGATTCTCCTTTACTTTCGAAGATGAGTCTCTCTGATGATCTTAGCCCTTTTATCACACTCTCTATCGACTCAGTACCCTCAGGTGGGTCGAGTTCATCCTCGTCTTGGTCATGGATACGGTTGGTGAAAGTGGTGGTTGCTCTGAAAGATGTGGTTTTAGGGTTTTGATGACAAGAAGGCCATGGCCATGAAGTGGTATTTGTTGATGATGAAACTGAATTTGAATTTGAAGAACAAGAAAACGAAGAGTTGTTCTTGTTTAGAAATGGGAGCTTCATTTTTTCTCTTTTTATTTTCTTTGATAAAAGAAAAATAGGACAAGAAAATAATTTATTTCTTCCTTTGTATGTATGGAGATTGGTTTCAAAGTAAGAAACTGAGAGAGTTAATGGAGTGAGGGAGGGAAGATTTTAAGGGTTTGAAGAGGGGAAGAGGCTTGGTGGGGTCTATTTCTTTACTTATTTTAACGTCTATAAATTTATTTAATTTTCTTTCTTTTATTTGGTTGTATTAAATTAATGTCTTCAAAATTCAATGTTGTTTGGTTGGGGTTCATTCAATATAATTCAGTACCTTTCCCCGGTTAAGTTGTTTTCGTATTTATTATAATGAATGATACTACTTTCTTGTTTTCGTCTTCCTCTTTCAGAGCTTTCACTCTTTTAGACTTATTAAAAATATTTTAACTTTCTTTTTGGATATTTTAAACATTGCTTTTCGAAAGGATGCTACATGGTTGATTCTAGCATTTCGATTGTATCATGTACAAATTATTGGGTCTAAATCTTGATGTTGTAAATTTTTGCCAAACATCGTTTACCGTGCTACATTATCGATGAATATACAGGCAAATATGGAAACAATAGTATTTTATTAACTATTTTGAAAGTTAGCTAAGTGTCAATGATCGTGGTTTCGAAAAGATTATATCGAAGCTTTCCGTACTCGGTAGGAGGCTACAAATGTATATTGCACGGGGCATGGAAACCTAATTGTATATCTATGGAAAGACAACATATTAGGTCACATTAAATTTTGGTCCATAAACAATTCAAATTTCTAATTGTCTTCATATTGAACAATTCAAATTTTTATTTACTTCCATTGTAAATTTGTATAGCATTTGCATATTTTTCTTCTTCAAAAGTGGAGATAAGTAAAATATTTATCAACTAACACTAGATTTTCTATGACATGCGACTGGTCTGTGATATGCAAGAAAAAAACAACATTTGATCGCTGATTGTATTTGCCGGTCTAAATTAATTACATTGATCGTTAGACCATTCCAAATGTATTTCCCTATTTTTTTTTTTATAATATAGAAACTCTATAATAGAGATGGATTATTCTCCAAGTATTCTCTTATTTTTTTCACCTAAAAAGGAATATTTTTAAAAGATTCCCTTTCTGTTAAACAATTAGCACTTTTTACTTTTGAATGTTAAAAATTAACTCATTCATTTAAATTTTTGATTTTTCTTCATAAATTGCAATATTATTTAAACTAAACATTTTAGTACAGAAAAAACATTAAACAAAAATAAGAAAACAAAATAGACATTATCTAATTATCAATATTACAATATTTTTTCCATAAATTATCAATTAATGTATTCCGAAGTGAGAGATGAGCTTCTTCATCTTTTCTCATTCGTTTGGACAATATTTTAATGATCTTTGTGGATCCGGAAATAATTTACCGGAATATTAAGTTGTTTCACTATGTTGTATTAATTATATTTATGTTCAACTTATTTTGTTATCTATATGTAATATTTATGTGCAACTTTTAATAATCAATTTATAATTAATCATTTTTGTTTAGGTATATAATTTTAAATATCATTTGTTTAGTAAAAAGTTTGACTTTCAATAAAATTGTAATATTTTTGCTTATTTCAAGTATAATTGTAAAAATTAAAATTATTATCTAAACAAATAAATGTGGGTTTTATGTATTAAAAATTGTATTTCTACATAAATATGTTTTTTGTTTATAATCACAAAAAGTTAAAAAATTATTTTGTAAATAAAAAAATATATCTCTATTATAGAAGATTGCTATTTTTTCCCTTAAATATAGAAATAAAAATAGCAATCTTTATTTTAGAGGAAAAAATATAGGTGGGTTAGAATAGATTTTACTCTATTATAGCATATAGAGTCAAGATAGCATAGAATTAGAGATAGCTCTTAGAATAGATAGTGTTTTTAGTGGTTTGATTCTTCCTTAATAAAAGCATATTTGAATTAGTTTTTTCTCTCTCTGTTGCAGTAGTTAAAGTAAATAAAATTCATGACTAAAAATTAGTAAAAGTCACAATAGATAGTTCGTCAGTGAAGTTATATTTTATAGAAGGCCGGGACATGTGAGATTGTGTTCATGATTAATCTTGATCTCTTAACTGGAGTTTTTAGATTCGGGTAAAAGACCGTTTTTAGTTTTTTTCTTAAATAAAAAA
Proteins encoded in this window:
- the LOC106340204 gene encoding transcription repressor OFP15, with product MKLPFLNKNNSSFSCSSNSNSVSSSTNTTSWPWPSCHQNPKTTSFRATTTFTNRIHDQDEDELDPPEGTESIESVIKGLRSSERLIFESKGESNSILEEATTKQEEEEEEEKESFMLLSLESNDPYSDFKGSMEEMVEAHALHHDWRSLEKLLLQFLKVNANTSHRYIFAAFVDLLSNLTLHTNEPININISKEEVERATAGEASTSCCNSMSLGESPLSPLSLFTSCSSSSSSDETSSTSVRFLPLSSLLEMDEKSKDILV